The following coding sequences lie in one Paraburkholderia largidicola genomic window:
- a CDS encoding YidH family protein yields the protein MTNVEARSANQLAEERTELATTRTLMAADRTLMAWTRTALSMISFGFTIYKVLEGFMEAGVHLAHPHSPRNVGVFLTGMGTVSMVLGTIEYWRTIVGLREYQPVSIWRPAFFVALVMACSGSLIFLSIIRRFL from the coding sequence GTGACTAACGTGGAAGCGCGCTCAGCGAACCAGCTGGCGGAGGAGCGGACTGAGCTCGCGACGACGCGCACGCTGATGGCGGCCGACCGTACCTTGATGGCGTGGACACGTACCGCGCTTTCGATGATCAGCTTCGGCTTTACGATCTACAAGGTGCTGGAGGGTTTTATGGAAGCGGGCGTTCATCTGGCCCATCCGCATAGTCCTCGAAACGTCGGCGTTTTTCTCACCGGGATGGGTACGGTTTCAATGGTACTGGGAACGATCGAATACTGGCGAACCATCGTCGGTCTGCGCGAGTATCAGCCAGTCAGTATCTGGCGGCCCGCTTTTTTTGTTGCGCTGGTCATGGCGTGTTCGGGTAGCCTTATCTTTCTAAGCATCATCAGAAGGTTTCTCTGA
- a CDS encoding bile acid:sodium symporter family protein, whose product MTETLMILLKVSVVALIACVGAGTSPSELTYLWRRPGLLLRSLAAMYLLVPLFAFGLVLIIPIERGVKAAMLVLAVSAGAPLLPKRLKKLNSQEYIFSLLITSSLVAIVAVPLWTALLGAYFDVTVELSESKVLSDIAKTILLPIMIGMGLRAIFPVWSERLSDRVITIAGVVLAASGIILLVIHREHLVGLTWQGVLALVGLLVFALFIGQLLGGPNRDDRTALAIACATRHVGVALIVATEFVGVRTVVLVVAYFVTAFIVSSIYLTWRRR is encoded by the coding sequence GTGACTGAAACCCTGATGATCCTGCTGAAGGTCTCCGTTGTCGCGCTTATCGCATGCGTCGGTGCGGGAACCTCGCCTTCCGAGCTGACCTATCTATGGCGGCGGCCCGGGCTGTTACTACGTTCCCTTGCGGCGATGTATCTGCTGGTTCCCCTGTTCGCGTTCGGCCTTGTGCTGATCATACCCATCGAGCGAGGGGTCAAAGCGGCGATGCTGGTGCTCGCAGTGTCTGCGGGAGCCCCACTGCTTCCGAAAAGACTCAAGAAACTGAACAGCCAGGAATACATCTTTAGCTTGCTGATTACATCCTCGCTCGTCGCCATTGTCGCTGTACCGCTGTGGACGGCATTGCTGGGTGCCTATTTCGATGTCACGGTCGAGCTATCCGAAAGCAAAGTCTTGTCAGACATAGCTAAAACCATTCTGCTGCCGATCATGATCGGCATGGGGCTTCGTGCCATTTTCCCGGTCTGGTCTGAACGGCTGTCGGACCGGGTGATCACGATTGCTGGGGTTGTCCTGGCAGCGTCCGGCATCATCCTGCTGGTCATCCATCGGGAGCATCTCGTGGGTCTCACCTGGCAAGGCGTGCTCGCGCTCGTGGGACTGTTGGTCTTCGCACTGTTCATTGGTCAGCTTCTTGGTGGTCCCAATCGCGATGACCGAACGGCGCTGGCCATTGCCTGCGCAACCCGGCACGTCGGCGTTGCGCTGATCGTCGCAACTGAGTTTGTCGGTGTAAGAACAGTCGTACTTGTCGTTGCGTACTTTGTCACCGCTTTCATCGTCTCGAGTATCTATCTAACCTGGCGACGACGATAA